A region of the Synechococcus sp. PCC 7502 genome:
AAAGGAGTTAGGTTGCCAATGCGGTACACCATTTCTTCTATTTGAGCATCATTGAAGCTCTGCCGCCATTCACTACCTGGCGATTCAGGTAAGATATGTTCAATAGAAAAACTATCTTCATTGACCTCTATATGTGACGCATCTAACTCAAGCTTGAACAGAATATATCGTACTAACTTCTTCTTTTGTCCTTTTGTAGAGATTGATAGTAAAGAGAAGTCTTGTAAAAACTTTTCATCCGAAACGTAAACTGATCTGAGGTTGTCAAAAACCTGTCTGGGATTGATTATTTCACCATTTGTAATTGCAATTGCAACCTTGCTATAAAGTGTCTCTAATTCATTAGGATTTAGACTACTAACAATGGTATAGCGGAAAGAAAGTACACATACAAGTTTTAATAAGCGAGTAAAGTTTTCGCGAGAAAACCTTGCGTATGCAGAAAATAGAGATGGATAAGCTTGCTTGACCCTAAATAGCTCAAGTTCACGAATATAGGGCTGATTCTCTGGAGTATCTCGCCAGAACTCGTCATTAGAATTACTCAGAGCAATAAAAAGATTGCTGTAATTTTCCAGTTGATCAAGTAATTCAAATGCTTGTTGAGCATTCTTCACAGACTCACGAACAAGTTTAAATAGTCGTTCACGTCTCACACGAGTTTGTTTAAGGCTAAGGTAGTAACGGAGAAACTCAGGAAATTTCTCCATTTGTACCGTACTGATAATTCTTCTCCATTGCCTTTGTGCCTCTTGTAGATCGTCTGGTCCTTGAAACAGGGAAAACAGGTAATTCTTGAGTAAATCTGTGGAACTTAATTCTATACCTCTAGCATTCAATGTCTCAAACACTGTATAAGCATTCAATTCATCCTCAACGTTAATCTGAATAAAAAGTAGTCTTTGAGCAACGGTATCTGTTAAAAATTCAGTCAGCATTTCCCCATTCTGGACAACATCTTGAAGTTCCTCTAAATGATTTGAGAAATATTCAAACGCCTGCCAGAGTAATTGGTTAGATGTTGAAAGCGATCTGATATTAAGTGGCTTTCTAAGATTAATCAAATTGCTTTGATAAAAATGGTAGTGCGTCAAAGTAAAGTAGAGTAGGTGCAAATATTATCCCAAGTCCACTTTCTATTGGTTAAATTAGCTCTCTGGGCAGCAGTTGTCTTTTTTCGAGAGTGAATCCATATCCAATTAAAAAATGTGACTAATAATCTGACTGCTATTTCAGTCCACTCCCATAACTTGCTGAATTTATGCTGTCGTCGATGAAATCTACCTGTCTGTTGCCTTAAAATACCATTCGTCCTCTCTATTCTTTGAGTGCGATCTTTGCCGATATAGTGTTCTACATATTCTGCCAACACTCTCTCATATCCTCCCCACCCATCAGTATTCCAATGCTGGCAATCGGTCTTTCCTAACTATCTCCTCAATTAATTCATCCGTATGTTTTCCTACTCTTGCCGCTAAAATCAATCCACTATCATTACCTATGCTTACCCCAATCCAACAGTCTCCTGACTCAAGTTCTGTTGGTAAGCAGTTTTTCTGTTTTTTCCTACGAATGACCACATTTCATCACTACTGATTTCTTCTGTCTCTACTGCTTTAACTTCTTGGTTATGAACCATTTGGGCTTTCTGTGAGGCTTGTCTAATTATGCTAACCACTGTGTTATATGCTAATCCACTCAATCTTGCTATACCTCGTAAGCTTACTCCTTCACTTTGGCTTTGCAGGACTAAATGAATCTTTTCTGCATCTATATGCCGATGATAGTAAATCGTATCCAAGGTCTCCACAAATGTCTTCTTACATTTAGGACATTCATACCTGACGTTGCCTTTGCTGGTTGTACCATGTCCATAAACTTTATGATGTCCACACAATAGGCATTCCATGTCTTTATCTACTATCTCTTTTCTCTATACTACCTCATCTTGATGCACTACCATAAAAATCATTATTATTTTCGTTCAAAAGCAGCTTACTTGAGTAACGAAGAGAACGTGGATCTCTATCGCTAAGATAAGTACGTTTGAG
Encoded here:
- a CDS encoding DUF262 domain-containing protein, which gives rise to MINLRKPLNIRSLSTSNQLLWQAFEYFSNHLEELQDVVQNGEMLTEFLTDTVAQRLLFIQINVEDELNAYTVFETLNARGIELSSTDLLKNYLFSLFQGPDDLQEAQRQWRRIISTVQMEKFPEFLRYYLSLKQTRVRRERLFKLVRESVKNAQQAFELLDQLENYSNLFIALSNSNDEFWRDTPENQPYIRELELFRVKQAYPSLFSAYARFSRENFTRLLKLVCVLSFRYTIVSSLNPNELETLYSKVAIAITNGEIINPRQVFDNLRSVYVSDEKFLQDFSLLSISTKGQKKKLVRYILFKLELDASHIEVNEDSFSIEHILPESPGSEWRQSFNDAQIEEMVYRIGNLTPLEPHLNRQVGNELYPIKRTVYQQSVYTLTKNVLAEEWHPNTLTTRQRYLAQRAVHIWRSDFFV